One window of the Hippocampus zosterae strain Florida chromosome 8, ASM2543408v3, whole genome shotgun sequence genome contains the following:
- the mllt1a gene encoding protein ENL isoform X1: MENQCTVQVKLELGHRAQLRKKVTSEGFTHDWMVFVRGPENGDIQHFVDKVVFRLHESFPKPKRVCKEPPYKVEESGYAGFLMLIEVYFKNKEEPKKVCFNYDLFLNLEGNPPVNHLRCEKLTFNNPTKDFRKKLIKAGGVLVVPEVAEAVSRPSPDYPILPTIPLSAFSDPKKTKTSHVSKEPSKEGGGGSSKGPKPHKMTKEHRERPRKDSESKTSSKGDIDRDGSSKSGRDSSSSSSSKKPSEIKVKEEVKVLPKAAFKEPKLTLKESKMEGMSPKGGGAGSGGGGGGGGGGGGVGSSAESKAPSKRPSAVESPKPSVKKQKKGSSEGPKGPSGGAFTGSPRVSLSSAASQPYADKKHSKEKGRWAKSKNDTQDLKEPKKLPESEESNSEDDASSKSEQSAPSSPSNSSSSSDSSSDSDFEPGQKPGQGPLRSMVEEIQSEESDDDDSSSEDGTPIKTNPPNRDSRLSLDSESDSSDGSHRPSRDPVPPPQKHSSSNNKVSGRKSPDSSFRSEKVLKKGYDKVGRAYTEELVDLHRRLMALRERNVLQQIVNLIEETGHFNVTNTTFDFDLFSLDESTVRKLQSYLEATAT, translated from the exons ATGGAAAATCAG TGCACAGTGCAGGTGAAACTGGAATTGGGCCACAGAGCTCAGCTGCGAAAGAAAGTCACATCAGAGGGCTTCACCCACGACTGGATGGTGTTCGTCCGAGGGCCAGAGAACGGCGACATCCAGCACTTTGTAGATAAGGTTGTCTTCCGCCTGCATGAGAGCTTCCCCAAACCCAAGAGAG TATGCAAGGAGCCCCCATACAAAGTGGAGGAGTCGGGTTACGCAGGCTTCCTCATGCTGATTGAGGTGTACTTCAAGAACAAG GAAGAGCCAAAAAAGGTGTGTTTCAACTACGACCTATTCCTGAATTTGGAGGGTAATCCTCCTGTTAATCACCTTCGCTGTGAGAAGCTTACCTTCAACAACCCCACCAAAGATTTCAGGAAAAAGCTGATCAAAGCCGGAGGG GTATTGGTGGTTCCGGAGGTGGCTGAAGCAGTGTCAAGGCCCAGTCCAGACTATCCAATCCTCCCCACCATCCCCCTCTCAGCCTTCTCAGATCCCAAGAAAACCAAGACCTCTCATGTGTCAAAG GAACCCAGCAAAGAAGGAGGTGGTGGCAGCAGCAAAGGACCCAAACCGCACAAGATGACCAAGGAGCACCGTGAAAGACCCCGGAAAGACTCGGAGAGTAAAACCTCGTCGAAAGGGGACATTGACAGAGATGGAAGTAGCAAGAGCGGCCGTGActcttcctcatcctcgtcTTCGAAAAAGCCATCAGAGATCAAAGTTAAAGAAGAAGTCAAAGTCCTGCCCAAGGCAGCCTTCAAGGAGCCCAAACTCACCCTGAAGGAGTCAAAGATGGAGGGCATGTCTCCAAAAGGAGGGGGTGCTGGaagtggagggggtgggggtgggggaggaggcggaggaggagttgGGAGTTCTGCAGAATCCAAAGCCCCCAGCAAAAGACCTTCTGCTGTGGAGTCTCCCAAACCCAgtgtgaagaagcagaaaaagggCAGCTCTGAGGGGCCCAAAGGTCCGTCTGGTGGTGCTTTCACAGGTTCCCCTCGTGTGTCGTTGTCTTCTGCTGCCAGTCAGCCCTACGCTGACAAGAAACACTCCAAGGAAAAAGGTCGCTGGGCCAAAAGCAAAAACGACACGCAGGATTTGAAAGAACCCAAAAAACTACCCGAGTCGGAAGAGTCGAACTCAGAAGATGACGCATCTTCCAAGTCTGAG CAATCAGCTCCTTCCAGTCCTTCAAACTCCAGTTCCAGCTCGGACTCCAGCTCAGACTCTGACTTTGAGCCGGGACAGAAACCGGGACAAG GTCCCCTGCGATCCATGGTGGAGGAGATCCAGTCAGAGGAGTCAGACGATGATGACAGCAGCTCAGAGGACGGGACCCCCATTAAAACCAATCCCCCCAACCGTGATTCTCG ACTGAGCCTGGACAGCGAGAGTGACAGCAGTGACGGCTCGCACCGCCCCAGTCGAGACCCCGTCCCACCCCCGCAGAAACACAGCTCCTCCAATAATAAA GTGTCTGGCAGGAAGAGTCCAGACTCCTCGTTCCGTTCCGAGAAGGTGTTGAAGAAGGGATACGACAAGGTAGGAAGG GCGTACACAGAAGAGTTAGTGGACCTCCACCGCAGACTGATGGCATTAAGGGAGCGTAATGTCCTGCAACAG ATCGTCAACCTGATCGAGGAGACGGGCCACTTCAACGTGACCAACACCACCTTTGACTTTGACCTCTTTTCACTGGACGAGTCCACCGTCCGTAAACTACAGAGCTACCTGGAGGCGACGGCCACGTGA
- the mllt1a gene encoding protein ENL isoform X2, whose amino-acid sequence MENQCTVQVKLELGHRAQLRKKVTSEGFTHDWMVFVRGPENGDIQHFVDKVVFRLHESFPKPKRVCKEPPYKVEESGYAGFLMLIEVYFKNKEEPKKVCFNYDLFLNLEGNPPVNHLRCEKLTFNNPTKDFRKKLIKAGGVLVVPEVAEAVSRPSPDYPILPTIPLSAFSDPKKTKTSHVSKEPSKEGGGGSSKGPKPHKMTKEHRERPRKDSESKTSSKGDIDRDGSSKSGRDSSSSSSSKKPSEIKVKEEVKVLPKAAFKEPKLTLKESKMEGMSPKGGGAGSGGGGGGGGGGGGVGSSAESKAPSKRPSAVESPKPSVKKQKKGSSEGPKGPSGGAFTGSPRVSLSSAASQPYADKKHSKEKGRWAKSKNDTQDLKEPKKLPESEESNSEDDASSKSEQSAPSSPSNSSSSSDSSSDSDFEPGQKPGQGPLRSMVEEIQSEESDDDDSSSEDGTPIKTNPPNRDSRLSLDSESDSSDGSHRPSRDPVPPPQKHSSSNNKVSGRKSPDSSFRSEKVLKKGYDKAYTEELVDLHRRLMALRERNVLQQIVNLIEETGHFNVTNTTFDFDLFSLDESTVRKLQSYLEATAT is encoded by the exons ATGGAAAATCAG TGCACAGTGCAGGTGAAACTGGAATTGGGCCACAGAGCTCAGCTGCGAAAGAAAGTCACATCAGAGGGCTTCACCCACGACTGGATGGTGTTCGTCCGAGGGCCAGAGAACGGCGACATCCAGCACTTTGTAGATAAGGTTGTCTTCCGCCTGCATGAGAGCTTCCCCAAACCCAAGAGAG TATGCAAGGAGCCCCCATACAAAGTGGAGGAGTCGGGTTACGCAGGCTTCCTCATGCTGATTGAGGTGTACTTCAAGAACAAG GAAGAGCCAAAAAAGGTGTGTTTCAACTACGACCTATTCCTGAATTTGGAGGGTAATCCTCCTGTTAATCACCTTCGCTGTGAGAAGCTTACCTTCAACAACCCCACCAAAGATTTCAGGAAAAAGCTGATCAAAGCCGGAGGG GTATTGGTGGTTCCGGAGGTGGCTGAAGCAGTGTCAAGGCCCAGTCCAGACTATCCAATCCTCCCCACCATCCCCCTCTCAGCCTTCTCAGATCCCAAGAAAACCAAGACCTCTCATGTGTCAAAG GAACCCAGCAAAGAAGGAGGTGGTGGCAGCAGCAAAGGACCCAAACCGCACAAGATGACCAAGGAGCACCGTGAAAGACCCCGGAAAGACTCGGAGAGTAAAACCTCGTCGAAAGGGGACATTGACAGAGATGGAAGTAGCAAGAGCGGCCGTGActcttcctcatcctcgtcTTCGAAAAAGCCATCAGAGATCAAAGTTAAAGAAGAAGTCAAAGTCCTGCCCAAGGCAGCCTTCAAGGAGCCCAAACTCACCCTGAAGGAGTCAAAGATGGAGGGCATGTCTCCAAAAGGAGGGGGTGCTGGaagtggagggggtgggggtgggggaggaggcggaggaggagttgGGAGTTCTGCAGAATCCAAAGCCCCCAGCAAAAGACCTTCTGCTGTGGAGTCTCCCAAACCCAgtgtgaagaagcagaaaaagggCAGCTCTGAGGGGCCCAAAGGTCCGTCTGGTGGTGCTTTCACAGGTTCCCCTCGTGTGTCGTTGTCTTCTGCTGCCAGTCAGCCCTACGCTGACAAGAAACACTCCAAGGAAAAAGGTCGCTGGGCCAAAAGCAAAAACGACACGCAGGATTTGAAAGAACCCAAAAAACTACCCGAGTCGGAAGAGTCGAACTCAGAAGATGACGCATCTTCCAAGTCTGAG CAATCAGCTCCTTCCAGTCCTTCAAACTCCAGTTCCAGCTCGGACTCCAGCTCAGACTCTGACTTTGAGCCGGGACAGAAACCGGGACAAG GTCCCCTGCGATCCATGGTGGAGGAGATCCAGTCAGAGGAGTCAGACGATGATGACAGCAGCTCAGAGGACGGGACCCCCATTAAAACCAATCCCCCCAACCGTGATTCTCG ACTGAGCCTGGACAGCGAGAGTGACAGCAGTGACGGCTCGCACCGCCCCAGTCGAGACCCCGTCCCACCCCCGCAGAAACACAGCTCCTCCAATAATAAA GTGTCTGGCAGGAAGAGTCCAGACTCCTCGTTCCGTTCCGAGAAGGTGTTGAAGAAGGGATACGACAAG GCGTACACAGAAGAGTTAGTGGACCTCCACCGCAGACTGATGGCATTAAGGGAGCGTAATGTCCTGCAACAG ATCGTCAACCTGATCGAGGAGACGGGCCACTTCAACGTGACCAACACCACCTTTGACTTTGACCTCTTTTCACTGGACGAGTCCACCGTCCGTAAACTACAGAGCTACCTGGAGGCGACGGCCACGTGA
- the acer1 gene encoding alkaline ceramidase 1, with protein MGGFYSSERMAGVFSYESSEIDWCEDNYKHSEHVVEFFNTMSSFIFFLISPIMLYLLHPYAKERNLAIHLVWVMMLFVGIFSAYFHMTLSFVGQMLDELSILWVLAVGYAVWFPRRLFPSFIKDRSTFSRLILVLTVATSVSSFVKPTVNAYALNCFGLHMLYILAIEMRCCTDQKALRLAKWSVALWILAISCWISDRFGCGFWQRINFCYLHSIWHILIVIAVAYGSTLIAYLDANYEIPYSLPGLQYWPCDKLALGLPHIVLKGTTKTLKRC; from the exons ATGGGAG GGTTCTACTCAAGTGAAAGGATGGCAGGAGTTTTCTCCTATGAGAGCTCAGAGATTGATTGGTGTGAAGACAACTACAAACATTCTGAACATGTGGTGGAGTTCTTCAACACT ATGAgcagcttcatttttttccttatatCTCCCATCATGCTCTACCTTCTTCACCCTTACGCCAAAGAGAGGAACTTGGCAATCCATCTCGTCTGGGTCATGATGTTATTTGTGG GTATCTTCTCTGCCTATTTCCACATGACTCTCAGTTTTGTTGGCCAGATGCTGGATGAGTTGTCAATCTTGTGGGTGTTGGCGGTGGGATACGCCGTATGGTTCCCACGAAGGTTGTTCCCTTCTTTTATAAAGGACAG GTCCACCTTCTCAAGGCTCATCCTGGTGCTTACTGTCGCCACTTCAGTGTCCTCCTTTGTCAAACCGACTGTCAATGCCTATGCGCTCAACTGCTTCGGTCTGCACATGCTCTACATTCTGGcgattgagatgagatg CTGTACTGACCAGAAGGCTTTGAGACTGGCCAAATGGTCAGTGGCTTTGTGGATTCTGGCTATCTCCTGTTGGATTAGTGATCGCTTTGGCTGTGGGTTTTGGCAGAGGATAAACTTCTGTTATTTGCACAGTATCTG GCACATTTTGATCGTCATCGCTGTGGCATATGGGAGTACGCTGATAGCCTACCTTGATGCCAACTACGAGATCCCCTACTCATTGCCTGGACTGCAGTACTGGCCCTGTGATAAATTGGCACTTGGATTACCTCAtattgtcttgaaaggcacGACCAAGACGCTCAAACGGTGCTAA